Proteins co-encoded in one Rhodococcus sp. PAMC28707 genomic window:
- a CDS encoding CsbD family protein, with protein MSNENASEEARKGLFDAVKGKAKEVVGAVTGNDSLTTEGQLQSAQARERAEANATEMAAQAQSEEAAEDLAAVRNTAEQQRDAASASAESSAESARRVQQAQHVAAEKEKHQTVRDEVADAEVDARAEQIEALAEGQADAAAATQDELKAVQEHGEEVAEAEAARAAADRARRNAESLREDINP; from the coding sequence GTGAGCAATGAGAACGCATCCGAAGAAGCCCGCAAAGGCCTGTTCGACGCGGTGAAGGGCAAAGCCAAGGAGGTTGTCGGGGCAGTAACCGGCAACGATTCCCTCACCACCGAGGGGCAACTCCAAAGCGCACAGGCCCGCGAACGCGCAGAGGCGAACGCCACCGAGATGGCAGCCCAGGCGCAATCCGAGGAGGCCGCCGAGGATCTCGCTGCTGTGCGAAATACCGCCGAGCAGCAGCGCGATGCAGCCAGCGCGAGCGCCGAATCCTCGGCAGAAAGCGCCCGTCGCGTTCAGCAGGCACAGCACGTCGCGGCAGAGAAGGAAAAGCATCAGACCGTCCGAGACGAGGTTGCCGACGCCGAGGTCGACGCACGCGCCGAACAGATCGAGGCGCTTGCCGAGGGCCAGGCCGACGCCGCAGCCGCGACACAGGACGAACTGAAGGCCGTGCAGGAGCATGGCGAAGAAGTGGCCGAGGCCGAGGCTGCCCGCGCGGCAGCAGACCGTGCTCGACGCAACGCCGAATCATTGCGCGAAGACATCAACCCGTGA
- a CDS encoding helix-turn-helix domain-containing protein, whose protein sequence is MTHSVVVFVRDGLLAMEFGTVHRLFGQARSEDGTALYDVVTCTSVPGSIRTDTDAEIYVRHGVEALEHADTVIVPASDLDYGEHSSANTITLDRVPVHARIASICTGSFVLAALGLLDGRRATTHWKSAEQFRARYPQVKLEPDVLYTHDANILTSAGEASGIDLCLYMIREDFGSSVANRVARGTVVPPHRSGGQAQYIDMPIPRSTTTSTAAAQAWAVANLDAPLSLEVLAAKLSMSVRTFTRRFTAEVGISPAKWIAQQRIHRARELLENTDHSIDRVAAEAGFGTATSMRQQLMAEIGVSPSVYRLTFRGG, encoded by the coding sequence ATGACTCACAGTGTCGTCGTTTTCGTCCGCGACGGACTGCTTGCGATGGAATTCGGCACCGTGCATCGATTGTTCGGACAGGCGCGATCCGAAGACGGAACCGCGTTGTACGACGTGGTGACATGCACATCGGTGCCGGGCTCGATCCGAACCGACACCGACGCCGAGATATACGTTCGGCACGGTGTCGAGGCGCTCGAACACGCCGACACCGTGATCGTCCCAGCCTCCGATCTCGACTACGGCGAACACTCATCGGCGAACACGATCACGCTGGACAGGGTTCCTGTCCATGCCCGGATTGCGTCGATCTGCACCGGCTCGTTCGTGCTGGCCGCACTCGGGTTACTCGACGGGCGTCGCGCGACCACCCACTGGAAGTCTGCAGAGCAGTTCCGCGCGCGCTATCCGCAGGTGAAGCTGGAGCCCGACGTTCTCTATACCCATGACGCCAACATCTTGACTTCCGCAGGGGAAGCATCGGGAATCGATCTGTGTCTCTACATGATTCGTGAGGACTTCGGCTCATCCGTGGCCAACCGCGTTGCGCGGGGAACCGTAGTGCCACCGCACCGCAGCGGTGGTCAGGCCCAATACATCGACATGCCGATACCGCGGTCGACCACGACTTCCACGGCGGCGGCGCAAGCGTGGGCGGTGGCGAACCTCGATGCACCTTTGAGTCTGGAGGTTCTCGCGGCGAAACTGTCCATGAGTGTGCGGACTTTTACCCGCCGTTTCACGGCCGAAGTTGGAATATCACCGGCCAAATGGATTGCCCAGCAACGCATTCACCGCGCACGTGAGCTACTGGAAAATACCGACCACAGCATCGACAGGGTCGCGGCCGAGGCGGGGTTCGGGACGGCAACCTCGATGCGTCAACAGTTGATGGCGGAGATAGGTGTCTCGCCCAGCGTCTATCGATTGACGTTCCGAGGGGGCTGA
- a CDS encoding NAD(P)H-dependent oxidoreductase, whose protein sequence is MNILWLFAHPEARSLNGALRDVALAELRKAGHRIEQSDLYRMNWNPVVSAGDYDHDPTGRLHVATASSTALRRGTLAKDIVTEQAKLRRADAVVLQFPLWWFSMPAILKGWVDRVFVEGFGYGIRSEAGSTRRYGDGLMSGKRALIVTSMGGSEHTVSTRGINGSLEELLFPIHHGIFFYTGMSVLPPVLVASADRMTPKAYREAVDGLTDRLSTLFTDSPIAYRSQSDGNYDENFMLRSHLAPDEFGVRVHVG, encoded by the coding sequence ATGAACATTCTGTGGCTCTTCGCTCATCCCGAAGCTCGATCGCTCAACGGGGCCCTCCGAGACGTCGCCCTTGCCGAATTGCGGAAGGCGGGCCACCGTATCGAGCAGTCCGATCTGTATCGAATGAACTGGAATCCCGTCGTCAGCGCAGGCGACTACGACCACGATCCAACCGGCCGCCTGCATGTCGCGACGGCGTCGAGCACGGCCCTTCGGCGCGGAACTTTGGCCAAGGACATAGTCACCGAACAAGCGAAACTACGCCGGGCGGACGCCGTCGTACTGCAGTTTCCGTTGTGGTGGTTCTCGATGCCTGCGATTTTGAAAGGCTGGGTGGACCGCGTGTTCGTCGAGGGGTTCGGGTACGGTATCAGATCCGAGGCCGGCTCGACTCGGCGCTACGGCGACGGCCTGATGTCCGGTAAGCGTGCACTGATCGTGACGAGCATGGGCGGCAGCGAACATACGGTGTCCACGCGCGGAATCAACGGGTCTCTGGAGGAACTACTGTTCCCCATTCACCATGGGATCTTTTTCTATACAGGCATGTCCGTACTGCCGCCCGTCCTCGTCGCCAGTGCCGATCGGATGACGCCGAAGGCCTACCGAGAGGCAGTGGACGGGCTCACCGATCGCTTGTCGACCCTGTTCACCGATTCGCCCATCGCTTACCGCAGCCAGAGCGATGGCAACTACGACGAAAACTTCATGCTGCGTTCCCATCTGGCACCGGACGAGTTCGGCGTACGGGTCCACGTGGGCTGA
- a CDS encoding ABC transporter ATP-binding protein has product MTTPELLPIATGKRSWAYLSSEIRAQRGLALLTLAISAVSAAMSLIPVYVFGVLVDRVTEGAPTSTIVSVVVVITTAAVIGGIFTALSTYMISKLGERTLATLRERVLRRALHLPIGTLERVGKGDLLSRVGDDVAVMAKSIGEVIPNIVSAILLVSLSVVAMLSLDWRLGLAGMVAIPMYVLALRWYLPKSAPLYAAERVAMGERSQALISSMQGARTVRAYGLEDTHLAEIDKASGKARDIGIDVFRLFTRFGARSNRAECVGLSVILAAGFMLVQDDYVTVGQVTAAALLFHRLFNPIGMLMFSFDDVQSAGASLARLVGVIDIPDGRSPGTGAVPVDGTLQITDLRHSYDTGHEILHGIDLTVGAGETVALVGSTGAGKSTIAAIAAGSIDSTSGTVRIGGATLAELGEKGLRRHIAIVSQEVHVFAGPLIEDLLLAAPDASRADVRAALDTVGATRWVDTLGSGMDTVVGEGGHELTSAQSQQLALARLVLADPAVAVLDEATAEAGSAGARDLEAAAAAATRGRSTLVVAHRLTQAAAADRVVVLEHGKILEQGPHAELVAAGGRYAELWSAWQGR; this is encoded by the coding sequence ATGACCACACCGGAACTTCTCCCCATCGCGACGGGTAAGCGGTCCTGGGCTTACCTGTCGAGCGAAATACGCGCCCAACGGGGACTGGCTCTCCTCACCCTCGCGATCAGTGCCGTCTCGGCGGCCATGTCGCTCATCCCCGTCTACGTCTTCGGCGTCCTCGTCGACCGCGTCACCGAAGGTGCCCCGACGTCGACGATCGTGAGCGTGGTGGTCGTCATCACCACGGCCGCGGTGATCGGAGGCATCTTCACGGCGCTGAGCACGTACATGATCAGCAAACTGGGCGAGCGGACTCTCGCGACGCTGCGCGAACGGGTACTTCGACGCGCACTGCACCTCCCGATCGGCACACTCGAACGAGTTGGCAAGGGAGACTTACTTTCCCGTGTCGGCGACGACGTCGCAGTCATGGCGAAGTCGATCGGTGAGGTCATCCCCAACATCGTCTCCGCGATTCTCCTCGTATCACTGAGCGTGGTCGCGATGCTGAGCCTGGACTGGCGTCTCGGGCTCGCAGGCATGGTCGCCATCCCGATGTACGTGCTGGCCCTGCGCTGGTACCTACCAAAATCGGCACCCCTCTACGCCGCCGAGCGCGTAGCCATGGGCGAGCGATCCCAGGCACTCATCAGCAGCATGCAGGGCGCACGCACCGTTCGCGCCTACGGACTCGAAGACACCCACCTGGCCGAAATCGACAAGGCGTCAGGCAAGGCTCGAGACATCGGCATCGACGTGTTCCGACTCTTCACACGCTTCGGTGCGCGCAGCAACCGTGCCGAATGCGTCGGACTGTCGGTGATTCTAGCCGCCGGATTCATGCTGGTCCAGGATGATTACGTGACCGTCGGACAGGTGACCGCAGCTGCGCTGCTGTTTCACCGGCTGTTCAACCCGATCGGCATGCTCATGTTCTCCTTCGACGACGTGCAATCGGCGGGCGCCAGCCTCGCGCGACTGGTCGGCGTCATCGATATTCCCGACGGGCGGTCGCCTGGGACAGGTGCCGTCCCGGTCGACGGAACACTGCAGATCACCGATCTCCGACACTCGTACGACACCGGCCACGAAATTCTGCACGGAATCGACCTGACCGTCGGTGCGGGGGAGACCGTCGCACTCGTCGGATCCACCGGTGCGGGCAAGTCGACGATCGCAGCAATCGCAGCGGGCTCCATCGATTCGACCTCCGGCACGGTACGGATCGGCGGCGCGACACTCGCCGAACTGGGCGAGAAAGGGCTGCGCAGACATATCGCGATCGTCAGCCAAGAAGTACACGTCTTCGCGGGCCCGCTGATCGAGGATCTACTACTCGCAGCACCGGATGCGAGCCGAGCGGACGTCCGCGCAGCACTCGACACCGTCGGCGCCACCCGATGGGTCGACACCCTGGGCAGCGGCATGGATACCGTTGTCGGAGAAGGCGGACACGAGTTGACCTCCGCCCAATCACAACAGCTGGCACTCGCGCGGCTCGTCCTCGCCGACCCCGCCGTCGCCGTGCTCGACGAAGCGACCGCCGAGGCCGGGAGCGCCGGCGCCCGAGACCTCGAGGCAGCAGCGGCAGCAGCAACCCGCGGACGCAGCACACTCGTTGTGGCACACCGGCTTACCCAGGCCGCTGCCGCCGATCGCGTCGTGGTCCTCGAACACGGCAAAATCCTCGAACAGGGGCCACACGCCGAACTCGTCGCGGCGGGCGGGCGTTACGCCGAACTGTGGTCGGCTTGGCAGGGACGATAG
- a CDS encoding ABC transporter ATP-binding protein produces MIISTVFLCVHQFCETMVPVAIGLIVGRAIDTGDGTAMIISLLALAGLFVVLSYAFRFGARIIVVAIEREAHMMRVEIAGRVLHPRGVRTDLVSGELLSVSTSDAEKTSWILDVIARTAAAITATLVSAIALLVIDIPLGLAVVIATPVIMFGLQRAAPLLTKAATAQQAEVARVSGMATDLVGGVRPLRGIGAEDAASARFFASSRTALSATMKMAKANSIYLGFSTTVSALLSVGIAGAAGLFALQGRISVGELITVVGLSQFIIEPLTTMSRLPGVAAVVRGSADRLALVLGADHVLAEAGSVAPPATDIAAAGIAYRSLDGFDLSAAPGELLGVVALRPQDGEALAAVLSGQISEDDYLGTVTIGGLGIGELGLADARRTVLVEPHNTDLFAGTVRTNVSAGRAREDHELDRILAASAATDVVAMHEHGLDHAVTDRGASLSGGQRQRVALARALSVSAPVLVLHDPTTAVDAVTEHSIAAGIKELRHSADRAQTTILITTSPALLAVTDRVVVVDDGRVVAEGTHHDLAVTDERYKGAVLR; encoded by the coding sequence ATGATCATCTCCACCGTGTTCCTCTGCGTGCATCAGTTCTGCGAGACGATGGTTCCGGTCGCGATCGGTCTGATCGTCGGCCGTGCCATCGACACCGGTGACGGAACCGCGATGATCATCTCGCTGCTGGCTCTGGCTGGACTGTTCGTGGTTCTGTCGTATGCGTTTCGTTTCGGCGCCCGCATCATCGTGGTCGCGATCGAACGTGAGGCGCACATGATGCGCGTCGAGATCGCAGGTCGGGTGCTCCATCCCCGAGGCGTGCGCACCGACCTCGTGTCCGGCGAACTGCTGTCCGTTTCCACCTCCGACGCCGAGAAGACCTCGTGGATTCTCGATGTCATCGCGCGTACGGCCGCGGCGATCACCGCCACCCTCGTCAGCGCAATTGCGTTGCTGGTCATCGACATTCCGTTGGGGTTGGCGGTCGTCATCGCCACCCCGGTCATCATGTTCGGATTGCAGCGTGCGGCTCCGCTGCTGACCAAGGCCGCCACGGCGCAACAAGCAGAGGTTGCACGAGTGTCCGGCATGGCGACCGACCTGGTCGGCGGGGTGCGTCCACTACGCGGGATCGGTGCCGAGGACGCAGCATCGGCCCGATTCTTCGCCTCGAGCCGCACCGCATTGAGCGCGACGATGAAGATGGCCAAAGCCAACAGTATCTACCTCGGATTCTCGACGACGGTCAGTGCGCTGCTGTCCGTCGGAATTGCCGGCGCAGCAGGACTGTTCGCGCTACAGGGTCGAATCTCGGTAGGTGAGCTCATCACGGTGGTCGGACTGTCGCAGTTCATCATCGAACCGCTGACCACGATGTCGCGCCTACCGGGTGTCGCTGCAGTCGTGCGAGGTTCGGCCGATCGCCTGGCCTTGGTGCTCGGCGCGGATCACGTTCTGGCAGAGGCCGGTTCTGTGGCACCTCCGGCCACCGATATCGCGGCCGCGGGCATCGCATACCGGTCTCTCGACGGCTTCGATCTTTCGGCCGCCCCCGGGGAACTTCTCGGTGTGGTGGCACTGCGACCCCAGGACGGCGAGGCATTGGCCGCAGTGCTGTCCGGACAGATCAGCGAGGACGACTACCTCGGCACAGTGACCATCGGTGGCCTTGGAATCGGTGAACTCGGACTGGCCGATGCGCGTCGAACAGTTCTGGTGGAACCGCACAACACCGACCTGTTCGCGGGCACCGTGCGAACGAACGTCTCCGCCGGGCGCGCCCGCGAGGACCACGAACTCGACCGAATACTCGCCGCGTCCGCCGCTACCGATGTCGTCGCAATGCACGAGCATGGACTCGACCACGCAGTCACCGATCGCGGGGCCAGCTTGTCGGGCGGTCAGCGTCAACGTGTCGCATTGGCCCGGGCATTGTCGGTCTCGGCCCCGGTGCTCGTCCTGCACGACCCGACCACAGCGGTGGACGCCGTCACCGAACACTCCATTGCCGCCGGGATCAAGGAACTGCGTCATAGCGCCGATCGCGCCCAGACCACCATCCTCATCACGACCAGTCCCGCCCTTCTCGCAGTGACGGATCGAGTCGTAGTCGTCGACGACGGACGCGTCGTCGCCGAGGGAACGCATCACGACCTCGCAGTGACCGACGAACGCTACAAGGGAGCGGTCCTGCGATGA